CGATTGATGGTGGGGTGCCGCACAGCATAGACCGGTTCGGTCGCGCAGGTCGCACTGTCGATCCGGATTCCGTTACCCTCAATAACAAAAGCGCATGCGATTACATCGCATGCGCTTTTTGCGACTGAGATTGGCGACTGTTTTCGTCGCGCGACGCTCAATGGCCGAAATAAATCGAGCGCTCGGCCGTGCGAACCACGTTGCGGCTGCCGGATTGCGTCGCGCTGCCGGCGTCGCTGCCGTAGCCGGCTGCCTGCGTGTCGGCCGCGACGGCGCCGCTGTCGTGAATCCGGCTCAGCGCCGCCTGGATATTGTCCGGATAGTTCGGATCGTTGGGGCGGTTCGGCAGGTAGCCGGCCTGCTGCAACGCGGCCAGTTCCGCCCGCACCTGCGCGCGCGTGACGGTGCTTTCGCCGGCGAACACCGGGGTGGCGACGGAAGCCGACACGGCAACGAGGAGGGCTGCAATCAGTTGGGTCTTC
The DNA window shown above is from Burkholderia cepacia and carries:
- a CDS encoding DUF4148 domain-containing protein, producing the protein MMKTQLIAALLVAVSASVATPVFAGESTVTRAQVRAELAALQQAGYLPNRPNDPNYPDNIQAALSRIHDSGAVAADTQAAGYGSDAGSATQSGSRNVVRTAERSIYFGH